The Synechocystis sp. PCC 7509 genome includes a window with the following:
- the hemH gene encoding ferrochelatase — protein MGRIGVLLLNLGGPDQLEDVGPFLFNLFADPEIIRLPFTWLQKPLAWFISTRRTKTSQANYRQIGGGSPLRRITEEQAVALKQRLIESGHEAYTYVGMRYWHPFTEEAIARIKRDQIEKLVILPLYPQFSISTSGSSFRLLERIWREDPKLAQIEYTVIPSWYKQPNYLQAMADLVAGELQKFPDPNQAHIFFSAHGVPRSYVEEAGDPYQQEIEECTSLIMQTLGRPNPHTLAYQSRVGPVEWLQPYTEDALKELGAKGVKDLVVVPISFVSEHIETLQEIDIEYREVAEHAGIHNFRRVPALNTHPIFIQSLADLVEEALNSPALKLSQVKQIKKNLKMYPQERWQWGMTTTAEVWNGRIAMLGFIALVLELITGRGLLHFVGILN, from the coding sequence ATGGGTCGTATTGGGGTATTACTACTTAATCTTGGTGGGCCAGATCAACTAGAAGATGTGGGCCCGTTTCTATTTAATTTATTTGCTGACCCGGAGATTATTCGCCTCCCCTTTACGTGGTTGCAAAAACCTCTAGCTTGGTTTATTTCTACTCGGCGCACTAAGACATCTCAAGCCAATTATCGGCAAATCGGCGGCGGTTCTCCCTTAAGACGGATTACCGAAGAACAAGCTGTTGCTCTCAAACAAAGATTGATAGAATCGGGACACGAAGCCTATACCTATGTAGGAATGCGTTATTGGCATCCTTTTACCGAAGAAGCGATCGCCCGAATCAAACGCGATCAAATTGAAAAATTAGTTATTTTACCGTTATATCCTCAATTTTCAATTAGTACCAGTGGTTCTAGCTTTCGTTTACTAGAAAGAATTTGGCGAGAAGATCCAAAACTTGCCCAGATTGAATACACAGTTATTCCTTCTTGGTACAAGCAACCGAACTATCTTCAGGCGATGGCAGATTTGGTTGCTGGAGAATTACAAAAGTTTCCCGATCCTAATCAGGCGCACATATTTTTTAGCGCTCATGGCGTTCCTCGCAGCTACGTTGAGGAAGCTGGCGATCCTTATCAGCAAGAAATTGAAGAATGTACTAGCTTAATTATGCAAACCTTGGGGCGACCTAATCCCCATACTTTAGCCTACCAAAGCAGAGTTGGCCCGGTAGAATGGCTGCAACCTTACACCGAAGATGCCCTCAAAGAACTAGGAGCAAAAGGCGTAAAGGATCTAGTTGTAGTCCCAATTAGCTTTGTTTCCGAACACATCGAAACACTACAAGAAATTGATATTGAGTACCGCGAAGTAGCAGAACACGCAGGTATTCACAACTTCCGCCGCGTCCCGGCTTTGAATACTCATCCAATATTTATTCAATCTTTGGCAGATTTGGTAGAAGAAGCGCTTAATAGTCCGGCGCTAAAATTGTCTCAAGTCAAGCAGATTAAGAAAAATCTCAAAATGTATCCTCAAGAGCGTTGGCAATGGGGAATGACAACGACAGCAGAAGTTTGGAATGGTCGAATAGCCATGCTGGGCTTTATTGCTTTGGTGTTAGAGTTAATCACTGGTCGCGGTTTGCTGCATTTTGTGGGAATTTTAAATTAG
- a CDS encoding DUF4126 domain-containing protein, whose protein sequence is MIEVLAALSASAAVGIRIALPLLGLEILQGEALWLGIPILSNINPSIRLAFLCSWSMLELLASKNLLGQRLLQIVMLVSSPIAGAIAANAIAKFLPVWIIAILGGLFALLLQSVQTAWFYRQHKRSLKFVFAQDILSILLVFLAVKQPQLGGIISLSLLWWAIRSYQASAKWYSKH, encoded by the coding sequence ATGATTGAAGTTCTAGCTGCGCTTTCCGCTTCGGCGGCTGTAGGAATCAGAATCGCTTTGCCTCTTTTGGGTTTAGAAATATTACAAGGCGAGGCTTTGTGGTTGGGGATACCAATTTTGTCTAATATCAACCCCTCCATTAGGTTAGCTTTTCTTTGCAGTTGGTCAATGCTGGAACTATTGGCTTCCAAAAACTTGCTTGGTCAACGATTGCTACAAATTGTCATGCTAGTAAGTAGCCCCATTGCGGGCGCAATTGCTGCCAATGCGATCGCGAAGTTTTTACCAGTTTGGATAATTGCTATACTGGGCGGTTTATTTGCCTTGCTATTGCAAAGCGTTCAAACTGCTTGGTTTTATCGCCAACACAAACGTTCCTTGAAGTTTGTCTTTGCCCAAGACATTTTATCAATTTTATTGGTATTTTTGGCGGTCAAGCAGCCTCAACTAGGAGGAATTATCTCCTTAAGCCTATTGTGGTGGGCAATTCGGAGTTACCAAGCTTCAGCTAAATGGTACAGCAAACACTAA
- the purB gene encoding adenylosuccinate lyase has translation MIERYTLPEMGELWTETYKLKTWLQVEIAVCEAQAELGYIPTEAVEEIKAKANFDPQRVLEIETEVRHDMIAFLTNVNEYVGDAGRYIHLGLTSSDILDTALALQLVASLDLLLIELEELITAIRSQARQHRYTIMIGRSHGIHAEPITFGFKLAGWLAEVLRSQERLINLRQNIAVGKISGAVGTYANVEPKIEELACQKLGLQPDTASTQVISRDRHADYVQQLALLGSSLERFAVEIRNLQRTDVLEVEEFFAKGQKGSSAMPHKRNPIRSERLTGMARILRGNAVAALENVALWHERDISHSAVERVIFPDTCILTHFMLHETTDLIKNLLVYPQNMERNMNCYGGVVFSQRVLLTLVDKGMSREDAYTVVQSCAHQAWNQPQGNFQDLICKDSRVINVLSESEIKGCFDPKHHLKHLDEIYQRLSI, from the coding sequence GTGATTGAGCGTTATACTTTGCCTGAAATGGGCGAACTTTGGACAGAAACCTACAAACTTAAAACTTGGCTGCAAGTAGAAATAGCCGTTTGTGAAGCACAGGCGGAACTAGGTTATATTCCTACTGAAGCTGTAGAGGAAATTAAAGCTAAAGCAAATTTTGACCCCCAACGGGTGCTAGAAATTGAAACCGAAGTCCGCCACGATATGATTGCTTTTTTGACTAATGTCAATGAATATGTGGGCGATGCGGGACGTTATATACATTTGGGTTTAACGAGTTCCGATATCTTAGATACGGCTTTGGCGTTGCAATTAGTGGCTAGTTTAGACTTGTTGCTAATAGAACTGGAAGAATTAATTACGGCAATTAGAAGCCAAGCCAGGCAACATCGTTATACGATCATGATTGGCAGGTCGCATGGAATTCATGCAGAACCGATTACTTTTGGCTTTAAATTAGCTGGCTGGCTGGCGGAAGTATTGCGAAGTCAAGAGCGCTTAATTAATTTGCGTCAAAATATTGCTGTAGGCAAAATTTCTGGGGCGGTGGGAACTTATGCTAATGTTGAACCAAAAATTGAAGAACTCGCTTGTCAAAAGTTAGGTTTGCAACCAGATACTGCTTCCACTCAGGTAATTTCGCGCGATCGCCATGCCGACTACGTGCAACAATTAGCATTACTCGGTTCGTCTCTAGAACGATTTGCTGTAGAAATTCGCAATTTGCAAAGAACAGATGTTCTGGAAGTCGAAGAATTTTTTGCTAAAGGTCAAAAAGGCTCTTCAGCGATGCCTCACAAGCGCAACCCCATCCGTTCCGAGCGGTTGACGGGGATGGCGCGAATTTTGCGCGGTAATGCTGTTGCAGCTTTAGAGAATGTCGCTTTATGGCACGAACGAGACATTTCTCATAGTGCGGTAGAAAGAGTTATTTTTCCCGATACTTGCATTTTGACTCATTTCATGCTGCACGAAACCACAGATTTAATTAAAAATTTGTTGGTTTATCCCCAGAATATGGAACGTAACATGAATTGCTACGGGGGTGTAGTATTCAGTCAACGGGTACTGCTAACTTTGGTAGATAAAGGGATGAGTCGAGAGGATGCTTATACAGTGGTGCAATCTTGCGCTCATCAAGCTTGGAATCAGCCGCAAGGAAACTTTCAAGACTTAATTTGCAAAGATTCCCGCGTCATAAATGTACTATCAGAGTCCGAAATTAAGGGCTGTTTCGATCCAAAGCATCATCTCAAACATTTAGACGAAATTTACCAAAGACTTAGTATTTAG
- a CDS encoding helix-turn-helix domain-containing protein: MNGAKKKILVALGQLVKQRRVALKISQEELGLRANLDRTYISGVERGLRNPSLTALTSLASGLGITVANLLDNLEIEVEKIE; this comes from the coding sequence ATGAATGGAGCAAAAAAAAAGATTCTTGTTGCCTTGGGTCAACTTGTTAAGCAACGCAGGGTAGCATTGAAAATTTCTCAAGAAGAATTAGGGCTACGCGCTAACTTAGATCGTACTTACATCTCAGGAGTAGAACGAGGCTTACGCAACCCTTCTTTAACGGCTCTTACAAGTCTTGCTAGTGGATTAGGTATTACTGTTGCAAATCTTCTAGACAATTTAGAGATAGAAGTGGAAAAAATAGAGTGA
- a CDS encoding DNA cytosine methyltransferase — protein sequence MTTSMQDIQLSLFSEIKEDGVKKQKKAKLGRYERIKRELEEGNKDLYKIFVEVKSTSSPLIPYTFVDLFCGAGGMTQGLVAAGLQPIASVEINPIASATYIRNFRKCHHFCGEIETFNPTNWLKDIYSAEVHLVVGGPPCQGFSVAGKRNPNDARNRLFQEFVRIVSEIRPWYVVMENVPGILTIKNGSVKKAICDAFTAIGYPNISIAILESADYGVPQIRPRAIFIANRFGIHNPYPKAQLIPKDYNPIESSICDLPAYKSIPEINHQWTRHSPEYMERLAKVPPGGSLYETYIDAFKRQYPGKPSMTIKENHGGTHIHPYLNRVISAREMARLQTFPDSFIFEGSMKKAMWQIGNAVPPRLAECIGYALVPYLNAIASSTQVVVNPCEEKLVFD from the coding sequence ATGACAACATCAATGCAAGACATACAGCTATCTTTGTTTTCTGAAATCAAAGAAGACGGAGTTAAGAAGCAAAAAAAAGCAAAATTGGGTCGTTATGAACGTATTAAACGCGAATTAGAGGAGGGTAACAAAGATTTATATAAAATATTTGTCGAAGTTAAATCTACATCTTCGCCATTAATTCCCTATACATTTGTCGATCTTTTCTGCGGTGCAGGAGGAATGACACAAGGTTTAGTAGCAGCAGGATTGCAACCAATAGCAAGTGTAGAAATTAACCCAATTGCCTCAGCAACTTATATAAGAAACTTTCGGAAATGCCATCATTTTTGTGGTGAGATAGAAACTTTCAATCCCACAAATTGGCTCAAGGATATCTATTCTGCCGAAGTTCATCTTGTAGTAGGTGGACCGCCATGTCAGGGTTTTTCGGTTGCAGGAAAACGCAATCCAAATGACGCTCGAAATCGTTTATTTCAAGAATTTGTACGCATCGTTTCTGAAATCAGACCTTGGTATGTTGTCATGGAAAATGTACCAGGAATTTTAACTATTAAAAATGGCTCTGTCAAAAAAGCAATCTGTGATGCTTTTACTGCCATCGGTTATCCTAATATCTCCATTGCAATTCTTGAATCTGCCGATTATGGAGTACCGCAAATTCGTCCAAGAGCCATTTTTATTGCTAACAGATTTGGAATACACAACCCGTATCCGAAAGCTCAATTAATACCTAAAGACTACAATCCTATTGAGTCATCTATTTGCGATCTTCCAGCATATAAGTCTATTCCTGAAATAAATCACCAGTGGACTCGGCATTCACCAGAATACATGGAACGGTTGGCAAAAGTTCCCCCCGGCGGTTCGTTGTACGAAACCTACATTGATGCTTTTAAGCGCCAATATCCAGGCAAACCTAGCATGACTATTAAAGAAAATCACGGTGGTACTCACATCCATCCGTATCTTAACCGCGTAATTTCCGCCCGTGAAATGGCTCGATTACAGACATTTCCCGATAGTTTTATTTTTGAAGGCTCAATGAAAAAGGCAATGTGGCAAATTGGCAATGCTGTACCTCCCCGGTTAGCAGAGTGTATAGGTTATGCACTTGTACCATATTTGAATGCGATCGCATCTTCAACTCAAGTTGTTGTCAATCCTTGTGAGGAGAAGTTAGTTTTTGATTAA